Proteins encoded together in one Camelina sativa cultivar DH55 chromosome 9, Cs, whole genome shotgun sequence window:
- the LOC104715115 gene encoding putative F-box protein At5g38270 encodes MDTPNDSLREKESQKVSENKDWSKLCPDLLRKIIESLSSIGYHRAKIVCSDWYNVWKTCAKRRLCPWRIIYQDKTYKLLDPGEEKIYTTQYVGLSDNTYCMASYGNWLLMVDCRLDFYIFNLLTCEKINLPSMETLIRGGAQVRFERCGESGRREWGHFVEPCRKDHVSEGIYGCKRSGAVVWINERTGDYFVAWIFKQHYVFTYKKGDDSWWNWNSNWQTGGKNLGYLDLAYKNSKLYLYTTDDHIKIIDFSGDFPKEETENNPYKDHRFYYPMIAMSEGEYIMRRRIAIEKSGEVLVILNLIKREELFFYIFKMNPESGKWKRVASIGDDEMLILDHGVTIRAPVQDVGDGIKSGSIFFVEDCDRWPHYFCYSDCGIFDIATTNIKWLKEFRERACCGSFFGGVLSISLCFAKMRVRCLEADIGAGHQRRLMLDISVGRHQAEGRQLSVPPSFRHNGYDHIAEEELVEAFTQMSLDQTSSSAMKPLLAGQGTPRSQDKTLELQETCDTSFTSKSDQDSEDQDQDIEDMDEHQETDHDTLEELQEDPYFKKQANK; translated from the exons ATGGATACGCCGAACGATTCgttgagagaaaaggagagCCAAAAAGTCTCTGAAAATAAAGATTGGTCCAAGCTTTGCCCAGATCTTTTGCGAAAGATCATCGAAAGCTTGAGCTCCATTGGCTATCACCGAGCAAAAATTGTTTGCTCAGATTGGTATAATGTTTGGAAAACATGTGCAAAGCGACGTCTATGTCCATGGCGGATCATATACCAAGATAAAACTTATAAGCTGTTAGATCCCGGTGAAGAGAAGATTTACACGACACAATACGTCGGACTCTCTGACAATACCTATTGTATGGCTAGCTACGGAAATTGGCTGTTGATGGTAGATTGTCGTCttgatttctatatttttaacctTTTAACATGCGAGAAGATCAATCTTCCTTCAATGGAGACTCTAATACGTGGTGGTGCACAAGTGAGATTCGAGCGATGCGGTGAGTCAGGACGCCGCGAGTGGGGACACTTTGTTGAGCCTTGTCGTAAGGATCATGTGTCGGAAGGCATCTACGGATGCAAACGATCAGGAGCTGTTGTGTGGATAAACGAGAGGACAGGGGATTATTTCGTTGCTTGGATTTTCAAACAGCATTACGTGTTCACATACAAGAAAGGAGATGATTCGTGGTGGAACTGGAATAGTAATTGGCAAACCGGTGGCAAAAATTTAGGTTATCTTGATTTGGCTTATAAGAATAGTAAGCTTTATCTGTATACTACCGATGATCATATCAAGATTATCGATTTCTCTGGAGATTTCCCCAAGGAAGAAACCGAGAATAACCCCTATAAAGATCATCGTTTTTACTATCCTATGATTGCTATGAGTGAAGGCGAATATATTATGAGGAGGAGAATAGCCATTGAGAAATCAGGAGAGGTTTTGGTCATCTTGAATTTAATAAAACGAGAAGAACTTTTCTTTTACATCTTTAAGATGAATCCTGAGAGTGGCAAATGGAAAAGGGTAGCTTCTATTGGAGATGATGAGATGTTGATTTTGGATCATGGGGTTACAATAAGAGCACCGGTTCAAGATGTTGGTGATGGAATAAAGAGTGGTTCGATCTTTTTCGTTGAAGATTGTGATCGTTGGCCACATTATTTTTGCTATTCAGATTGTGGTATCTTTGATATTGCCACAACAAATATTAAATGGCTTAAGGAGTTTCGTGAAC GAGCATGTTGTGGTTCTTTCTTTGGTGGTGTGTTATctatttctctctgttttgcaaag ATGCGTGTGAGGTGTTTGGAGGCGGATATCGGAGCTGGACATCAAAGGAGATTGATGCTCGAcatcagtgtcggtcgacatcaaG CTGAAGGACGTCAACTATCTGTACCACCATCATTCCGCCACAATGGATATGATCACATTGCCGAGGAAGAGCTTGTTGAAGCCTTCACCCAAATGAGCCTTGATCAAACCAGCTCCTCAGCTATGAAACCTCTTTTGGCAGGTCAAGGAACCCCTAGAAGCCAAGACAAGACATTGGAGCTGCAAGAGACGTGCGATACAAGCTTCACTTCCAAGAGCGATCAAGATAGTGaagatcaagaccaagacaTTGAGGACATGGACGAGCATCAAGAGACTGATCATGATACTCTAGAGGAACTCCAGGAAGACCCCTACTTCAAGAAGCAAGCCAACAAATAA